Proteins encoded by one window of Planktothrix tepida PCC 9214:
- a CDS encoding ABC transporter transmembrane domain-containing protein, giving the protein MTTSAVSQSQIQSFLAETSPFDRLSEKALQSLLPKCQLLGYRTGQPIFERDKLPTQITIIYQGQARLLGFDPRAQRHVSLGLLGAREIMGWGGLIRGVPCETAIASTDTICITLSAMDFLQWVAKEPTFGEAFRDHASVSEIFELLSQYLQQQAVPVNNIKTLAQDLWQDAIVLNLLSGNNKVKELQNQLDPNRIWLVSSGTLGSFTPGNRVLLEDSAQSYKAEGPQGVRLIGLREPVYEEESPPESHDSEVVTQDSTSSVRKIDLSAVTAAPDVPPIPEPTNLPKSAQRFPVVRGRGKIDAPLACFNMIAKFFGINFKKDVVRRVLDNQLATVGNISLQACGAVTQMLGINAQLVQVPARAIGRLKAPAMVVWGDSFAILYSITERELVLATPEKGLTRMRPGQFSEIWGEEGQVLLLQAPRVDQKEQFSFWWFLPALMEHRTTFIEVLLSSFFIQVFGLVNPLVSMVIIDAVIGQRNLDALNILGLLLLGVALFEGLLTALRTYLFVDSSNRVDIKLTAEIIDHMLRLPLGYFDTRQVGDLMSRFNELGNIRNFLTGTALTVVLDAVFSVVYVAVMFALSPVLTLVALAPLPLFAAIIVIFSPVIMRLIRKRAQLAGTSMAYIVEVISGIQTIKSQTIELTARWRWQGMYARYMSASLQTTLTQTAAGTMSDFLNKIGGIALLWVGAYLVIKQELTIGGLIAFRIISGNVTGSLLRFISVYQNVQEVAISVERLRDIIDTYPEADEADRNNIPLPEIEGSVTFEEVSFRFNPTGPLQLANVNLDFPSGSFVAIVGLSGSGKSTLMKLLQRLYAPLSGRILIDGYDINKVELYSVRRQLGVVLQDTLLFNGTVQDNIGLSNPEASSDEIIRAAKIAAAHDFIMSLPNGYNTPVGERGTALSGGQRQRVAIARTVLQNPKLLILDEATSALDYQSERSVINNLMDVFHDRTVFFITHRLSAVKNADAIIMMDQGSVVEQGNHDELIALKGRYYCLYQQQEAH; this is encoded by the coding sequence ATGACAACATCTGCCGTTTCCCAGTCCCAAATTCAGAGCTTTCTGGCTGAAACCAGCCCTTTTGATCGGCTCTCAGAGAAAGCCCTTCAAAGCTTGCTACCCAAATGCCAACTGTTGGGCTACCGCACCGGACAACCGATATTTGAACGGGATAAATTGCCCACTCAAATTACGATTATTTATCAAGGACAGGCTCGTTTGCTGGGTTTTGACCCCAGAGCGCAGCGTCATGTGAGTTTGGGCTTACTCGGAGCCAGAGAAATTATGGGCTGGGGAGGGTTAATCCGAGGGGTGCCTTGTGAAACGGCGATCGCTTCAACGGATACGATTTGTATTACGCTGTCGGCTATGGATTTTCTACAATGGGTGGCTAAAGAACCCACTTTTGGAGAGGCGTTCCGGGATCATGCCTCTGTCAGCGAAATTTTTGAGCTTTTAAGCCAATATCTGCAACAACAGGCGGTTCCCGTTAACAATATCAAGACTCTAGCCCAAGATCTTTGGCAAGATGCCATTGTGCTGAACTTGCTGAGTGGCAACAATAAGGTCAAGGAGCTCCAAAATCAACTTGATCCGAATCGGATTTGGTTAGTCAGTAGTGGAACCTTGGGCAGTTTTACTCCGGGTAATCGGGTTTTATTAGAAGACAGTGCTCAATCTTACAAAGCGGAAGGGCCACAGGGAGTTCGATTAATTGGTTTACGAGAACCCGTTTATGAAGAAGAATCTCCCCCGGAAAGCCACGACTCAGAGGTTGTTACTCAGGACTCAACTTCTAGTGTTCGCAAAATAGACTTATCGGCAGTTACGGCGGCTCCCGATGTTCCTCCAATTCCAGAACCGACAAATTTGCCTAAATCCGCTCAACGGTTCCCGGTTGTTAGAGGTCGAGGCAAGATTGACGCCCCTCTGGCTTGCTTCAATATGATTGCTAAATTCTTCGGAATCAACTTTAAAAAAGATGTTGTACGCCGAGTTTTAGATAATCAGTTGGCGACAGTGGGCAATATCAGCTTGCAGGCTTGTGGGGCTGTAACTCAAATGTTAGGGATTAATGCTCAGTTAGTCCAAGTTCCAGCCCGTGCAATCGGTCGCTTGAAAGCTCCGGCTATGGTGGTGTGGGGAGATAGTTTTGCCATTCTCTATAGTATTACGGAACGAGAACTGGTGCTGGCAACCCCGGAAAAGGGTCTCACCCGAATGCGTCCGGGGCAATTCAGCGAAATTTGGGGTGAAGAGGGACAGGTACTCTTACTACAAGCCCCACGAGTTGACCAGAAAGAACAATTTAGCTTCTGGTGGTTTTTACCTGCTTTGATGGAGCATCGCACCACCTTTATTGAGGTGTTGCTATCCTCGTTTTTTATTCAAGTGTTCGGTTTGGTCAACCCCTTGGTGAGTATGGTGATCATCGATGCGGTGATCGGACAGCGTAACTTAGATGCTCTGAATATTCTGGGTCTTTTGCTGTTGGGGGTTGCACTATTTGAAGGGTTGTTGACGGCGTTGCGAACTTATTTGTTTGTGGATAGCTCTAACCGAGTTGATATTAAGCTGACGGCAGAGATTATTGACCATATGTTGCGGCTGCCTTTGGGGTATTTTGATACTCGACAAGTCGGGGACTTGATGAGCCGTTTCAATGAGTTGGGAAATATCCGTAATTTCCTGACGGGAACGGCTTTAACGGTGGTGCTGGATGCGGTGTTTTCGGTGGTTTATGTGGCGGTGATGTTTGCTTTGAGCCCGGTGCTGACTTTGGTGGCTCTGGCTCCTTTGCCTCTGTTTGCGGCGATTATTGTGATTTTTTCTCCGGTGATTATGCGGCTAATTCGCAAACGGGCACAGTTGGCGGGGACATCGATGGCTTATATTGTGGAGGTGATTAGTGGGATTCAAACGATTAAGTCTCAAACCATTGAACTGACGGCTCGTTGGCGTTGGCAGGGGATGTATGCTCGGTATATGAGTGCGAGTTTACAAACGACTCTCACCCAAACCGCCGCCGGAACCATGAGCGACTTCTTGAATAAGATTGGGGGAATTGCCCTGTTATGGGTGGGGGCTTATCTGGTGATTAAACAAGAGTTAACCATTGGGGGTTTAATTGCCTTTCGGATTATTTCAGGAAATGTGACGGGTTCGTTGTTGCGGTTTATTAGTGTTTATCAAAATGTGCAGGAGGTGGCAATTTCGGTGGAACGGTTGCGGGACATTATCGATACCTATCCTGAAGCAGATGAGGCGGATCGCAATAATATTCCGTTACCTGAAATTGAAGGGTCGGTGACGTTTGAGGAGGTATCTTTCCGATTTAATCCAACTGGGCCGTTGCAATTGGCGAATGTGAATTTAGATTTTCCTTCTGGGTCTTTTGTGGCGATTGTGGGGTTGAGTGGATCGGGTAAGAGTACGTTGATGAAGTTGTTGCAGCGTTTATATGCTCCTTTGTCGGGACGAATTTTAATTGATGGTTACGATATTAATAAAGTAGAACTGTATTCTGTCCGCCGTCAATTGGGGGTGGTACTACAAGATACCCTCCTGTTTAATGGAACGGTTCAGGATAATATTGGCTTGAGTAACCCGGAAGCCAGTAGTGACGAAATTATTCGGGCTGCTAAAATTGCAGCGGCACACGATTTTATTATGAGTCTTCCCAATGGTTACAATACCCCCGTGGGGGAAAGGGGAACAGCATTATCGGGGGGACAACGACAACGGGTGGCGATCGCGCGCACAGTGTTACAAAATCCTAAACTGTTAATTTTGGATGAAGCGACCAGTGCCTTAGACTATCAATCGGAACGCTCTGTGATTAATAACTTAATGGATGTGTTTCATGATCGCACGGTGTTTTTTATTACTCACCGTCTGAGTGCTGTCAAAAATGCGGATGCAATTATTATGATGGATCAAGGGTCTGTTGTTGAACAAGGAAACCATGATGAGTTAATTGCTCTGAAGGGACGTTATTACTGTCTGTATCAACAACAAGAAGCTCATTAA
- a CDS encoding chromosome partitioning protein ParA: protein MWSHMFLWMIMLITTSTVVWAYFSRIEQTVPAVGELEYKEGAREIQAPTTGAVVRLHVENGDRVQKNQPLLTFSPTNPSADIKSLAKLQGTLKEENQFYNSIIQGNGRGNLPAEWETMVKDRDARLQENEVLTGLINELYNNQGRAINYSPTQSGVVANYRAEFQSRVSAVEGRIIEFKRQLEQTENSIRATQEQVQYATNQIRYSEEQLDLAKAQLNKSQESLDLNQSILGQIAPLVEEGAMSDLNKKRQEQEVLKSQNEFLRQQDQITTRQSEINARKSDVEKQQAEIRRLEDEKQKVLASIDRTEQELQNTKDAWAKELYLRVEENKKQIASIDSQLSRYKLDNEKRLGDVNAQLEKVEEQRDTQVLRSPVAGVIYDLQPSTKQDSELDMKKDEICNYVNEQVLKSGDPRMKRCNEAYYEAQQTEKLMQILADDKGLEATIYIRNTDLALVLNALRVKRKFLQPYDGKTVAGEVIECKAEKDCICPESPEARQEIGVTDTDCIPVEVSIDAFPNDQFGMVPGQLKWLSQDAIKPDPEKGRQYFTFKGKVKLDKQNFTLDEQKNIKVGLQSGMSVNTKINVGKRSVLDIFLNRFTGRVNSITNLK, encoded by the coding sequence ATGTGGTCTCATATGTTTCTCTGGATGATCATGTTGATAACGACTTCAACGGTTGTTTGGGCTTATTTTTCTCGGATTGAACAAACGGTTCCTGCTGTTGGGGAACTGGAATATAAAGAAGGTGCTAGAGAAATTCAAGCTCCGACGACGGGTGCGGTGGTAAGACTGCACGTTGAAAATGGCGATCGTGTGCAGAAAAACCAACCTCTTCTCACCTTCAGCCCTACAAACCCCAGTGCTGATATTAAGTCTTTGGCTAAATTACAAGGAACTCTGAAGGAGGAAAACCAATTTTATAATAGTATTATTCAGGGAAATGGCAGGGGAAATTTACCGGCTGAATGGGAAACAATGGTTAAAGATCGCGATGCCAGACTACAAGAAAATGAGGTTTTAACGGGTTTAATTAATGAACTTTATAATAATCAAGGTCGAGCCATTAACTATAGCCCTACTCAATCGGGTGTAGTGGCTAATTACCGGGCTGAATTTCAATCTCGTGTGTCTGCGGTTGAGGGACGAATTATTGAATTTAAAAGACAACTCGAACAAACGGAAAATTCGATTCGGGCAACACAAGAACAAGTTCAATATGCGACGAATCAAATTCGCTATTCTGAAGAACAATTAGACTTAGCGAAGGCTCAACTTAATAAGTCTCAAGAATCTTTGGATCTGAATCAATCAATTTTGGGTCAAATTGCTCCGTTGGTTGAAGAAGGGGCGATGTCTGACTTAAATAAAAAACGTCAGGAACAAGAAGTTTTGAAAAGTCAAAATGAATTTTTACGTCAGCAGGATCAAATCACAACCCGTCAAAGTGAAATTAATGCTCGTAAAAGTGACGTTGAGAAACAACAAGCTGAAATTAGACGATTAGAAGATGAGAAACAGAAGGTTTTAGCTTCTATTGATCGAACAGAACAAGAATTGCAAAATACAAAAGATGCGTGGGCAAAAGAACTGTATCTTCGGGTTGAAGAAAATAAAAAACAAATTGCTAGTATTGATTCTCAACTAAGCCGATATAAACTGGATAATGAAAAGCGCTTAGGAGATGTTAATGCTCAGTTGGAAAAAGTTGAAGAGCAGCGGGATACTCAAGTCTTACGTTCACCGGTGGCTGGGGTAATTTACGATTTACAGCCCTCAACGAAACAAGATTCTGAACTCGATATGAAAAAGGATGAAATTTGCAACTATGTCAATGAGCAAGTTTTAAAATCGGGCGATCCCAGGATGAAGCGTTGTAATGAAGCCTATTATGAAGCTCAACAAACGGAAAAGCTCATGCAAATTTTAGCTGATGATAAGGGGCTTGAAGCCACAATTTATATTAGAAATACTGATTTAGCTTTAGTGCTCAATGCTTTACGAGTGAAGCGAAAATTTTTACAGCCTTATGATGGTAAAACGGTGGCTGGAGAAGTGATTGAATGTAAAGCAGAGAAAGATTGTATTTGTCCAGAATCTCCAGAAGCTCGACAAGAAATTGGAGTGACGGATACAGATTGTATTCCAGTAGAAGTCTCGATTGATGCTTTCCCCAATGATCAATTTGGGATGGTTCCCGGACAGTTGAAATGGTTAAGCCAAGATGCGATTAAACCTGATCCAGAAAAGGGCCGTCAATATTTTACTTTTAAAGGAAAAGTGAAATTAGATAAGCAAAACTTTACCTTAGATGAACAAAAAAATATTAAGGTTGGTTTACAGTCAGGTATGTCAGTGAATACCAAAATTAATGTGGGTAAACGGTCTGTACTTGATATATTCTTAAACCGCTTTACGGGTCGAGTCAACAGTATTACAAACTTGAAGTAA
- the rfbC gene encoding dTDP-4-dehydrorhamnose 3,5-epimerase: protein MNIIPTSIPDVLIIEPKVFGDERGFFFESFNHKVFVEKTGVTSEFVQDNHSRSVKGVLRGLHYQIQQTQGKLLRVVAGEIFDVAVDMRKSSATFGQWVGCILSAENKRQFWVPPGFAHGFLVISDIAEVLYKTTDYYAPQYERSLLWNDPDVGIDWPLNGITPILSAKDQEGQSLKTAEFFS, encoded by the coding sequence ATGAATATTATTCCAACTTCAATTCCTGATGTTCTCATCATTGAACCCAAAGTCTTTGGGGATGAACGAGGCTTTTTCTTTGAAAGTTTTAACCATAAAGTCTTTGTTGAAAAGACTGGAGTTACCTCAGAATTTGTACAAGATAATCATTCTCGTTCTGTTAAAGGTGTTTTGCGAGGTTTGCATTATCAAATTCAACAAACACAAGGTAAATTATTGCGTGTTGTTGCGGGAGAAATTTTTGATGTCGCCGTCGATATGAGAAAATCTTCTGCAACTTTTGGACAGTGGGTAGGTTGCATTCTTAGCGCAGAAAATAAGCGACAATTTTGGGTTCCCCCAGGATTTGCTCATGGATTTTTAGTGATTTCAGATATTGCTGAAGTCTTATATAAAACCACAGATTATTATGCACCACAATACGAGCGTTCTTTACTGTGGAATGATCCTGATGTCGGAATTGATTGGCCTCTCAATGGAATCACACCAATTTTATCAGCAAAGGATCAAGAAGGTCAATCCTTAAAAACGGCGGAGTTCTTCTCATGA
- the rfbD gene encoding dTDP-4-dehydrorhamnose reductase, whose amino-acid sequence MKKILLIGKDGQLGQELQPFLTAMGLLVSVGRDTLDLSQPQIIEQIIEEIQPEWVINTAAYTAVDKAESEPELAMKINGISPGILAKACQQLNAKLIHISTDYVFDGTQSHPYIETDSTHPLGVYGQSKLAGEIAIQETQAKFAIIRTAWVYGVGGTGNFVKTMLRLGKEREEIRVVCDQVGSPTWTGDLAQSIVQLMPLLNSETYGIYHCTNSGVTSWYDFAIAIVEEAKLLGFPLKIERVIPITTPEYPTPASRPAYSVLSGKKLANLLETHTPQWRQGLRKMLQELKP is encoded by the coding sequence ATGAAAAAAATTTTATTGATTGGAAAAGATGGTCAACTCGGTCAAGAATTACAGCCTTTTCTGACTGCTATGGGGTTGTTGGTTTCTGTAGGACGGGATACTCTTGATTTATCTCAACCTCAAATTATTGAACAAATAATAGAGGAAATTCAACCGGAATGGGTGATTAATACTGCGGCTTATACGGCTGTGGATAAGGCGGAAAGTGAACCGGAATTAGCAATGAAAATTAATGGAATTTCCCCCGGTATTTTAGCAAAAGCTTGTCAACAATTAAATGCTAAATTAATTCACATTTCTACAGATTATGTCTTCGATGGAACTCAAAGTCATCCTTACATTGAAACTGATTCTACTCATCCCTTGGGTGTTTATGGTCAATCGAAATTAGCTGGAGAAATTGCAATTCAAGAAACCCAAGCTAAATTTGCAATTATTAGAACCGCTTGGGTTTATGGTGTGGGGGGAACCGGAAATTTTGTCAAAACTATGTTACGGTTGGGAAAAGAACGGGAAGAAATTCGCGTTGTTTGCGATCAAGTAGGAAGTCCAACTTGGACAGGAGATTTAGCACAATCGATTGTCCAATTAATGCCACTTTTAAATTCTGAAACCTACGGAATTTATCATTGTACAAATAGTGGAGTAACCAGTTGGTATGATTTTGCGATCGCTATTGTTGAAGAAGCAAAACTATTAGGTTTTCCCTTAAAAATTGAACGGGTAATTCCAATTACAACCCCCGAATATCCAACGCCAGCAAGTCGTCCAGCTTATTCGGTTTTAAGTGGAAAAAAATTAGCCAATCTTCTCGAAACTCATACTCCCCAATGGCGTCAGGGATTGCGTAAAATGCTACAAGAATTAAAACCGTAG